The genome window TTTTTGTATCCCCCTGGCTGCACTCGCCCAATTCCATGGTCTCGCTCCATGTGCAAGTCCCAATCCGCCACCAAGGCCTCACAGCCCATTTCACGGCACAGATCCAAATCCTCCTCCGCCTCAACTGCCCCCTCTtcgtccgccgccgccgcctcctcctcctcctccagtggTACCCGCACCGACCCCGGTAGCCGCGCCCGCCGCCAGCCCCCTACCTCTATCCCCTCCGGCTCGTCGTTGTCATCCAAGCCCTATacgtcctcctcttcctccgcccTTAGCCTTGCCTCTCTCCGCTCCTCCCTCCCGGAGGCCCCCGCCCTCTACTCCTTCCCGGAGCTCTGCGCCGCCACCAATAACTTCCTCGCCAAGCGCCTCCCCGGCGCCTCGTCCTCCGCCTGGCGCTGCACCCTCCGCGGCCGGGACGCCGTCGTCATCCAGCGTCCCCTCCGCCACCGCCTTAGAAGCGGCCACCCTGAGGTTGCCCTCCGCGCCCGTCTCGCTGCCCTCGGCAGGTCCCACCACAGCAGCCTCGCTCGCCTCCTCGGCGCCTCCCTCGCCGATGACCACGTCTATCTCGTCTACGAATTCGTTCCCGGCGCCAGCCTCGCCGACTGCCTCCGCAACCCGCGAAATCCCCGCTTCACTCCGCTCGCAACCTGGGCTTCCCGCGTCCAGATCGCTGCCGACGTTGCCCACGGCCTCGAGTACATCCACCAGcattcctccgccgccgccggcgtCCACAACCGGGTTAAAAGCTCCGCCGTCATCGTCACGGAGCCCGACTTCCACGCCAAGATCTGCCACTTCGGCGCTGCGGATCTCGCCGGTGAGgtccccgatcccgatcccgccgCCGAGGACGCAGAGATCACCCCGGTCCTATCGCCGTCGTCTACGAGAAAGGGATCCAGCGAGCGTCAGAGAAAGATTGAGGGGACAACGGGGTACATGGCGCCGGAGGTGCTCGCCCACGGGGCCGTGTCGAGGCGGTCCGACGTGTTCGCCTTCGGGGTGATGCTCCTAGAGATGGTCTCCGGCGAGGAGCCGCTCAAGTACCGGTACGACAAGGAGCGTAAGGCCTTCGACGTGTTCTCACTCATCGAAACGGCGCGGGAGGCGATCGGGGTGGCGTCGGAggtggacgaggaggaggagcggcGGGGGAGAGTGAGGCGATGGGTGGACAGGCGGCTGCGGGACTCGTTCCCGGTGGAGGCTGCGGAGAAGCTGATCCGGGTGGCACTGCGTTGCGTGGAGACGGAGGCGGCGGCGCGGCCTGACATGACGTGGGTCGCCGGGAAGATCTCCAAGGCGTACCTGGAATCGAAGGTGTGGGCGGAGAAGGTTAGGATTCCGACCGACTTCTCGGTGTCGATGGCTCCGCGGTGAGTGTAGGTCGTCTATTTCTTTTGGGTATCTCAATCCAAAGATTTATTGGTTATTTGCGTGTTGGGAATAGTGGTTTTGGTGTGATTGGGTCAAATAAACTAACGATTCATTCAATACACGAGACTGCAATTGTTGACAATCCTATGTGACGGGGCGCAAATCTTTTTAATTAGTTTTCGTCGCGTTCTGTAGAACTGCACGTTTTTGACAATCCTATCTGACAATCCAGTGGTGTTGGGCCATCATGCTTTGAAATTGGTGTAGAACTTCACATTTTTGAGATTCGCGCAGAATGCTAGTGATATAGATGGTGGAAAGTGCGTTGCAGCGAGCATGGAATATGCTTTGGCAAAGATATCTCACCTGATCTTATGATAAAAGTATGCAACCAACAAGTTAATCACAACTGGGTAATATAATAAAAAGAGTGATGACAATCAATATAATGCAACAAGTTGCAGTTTATATGGAGCTACATCATATATTGATGCAAATGAAGTTGGATAAcatggtctttttttttttgttctgccATAATCATGTTCCAACAGCAAAAATCTAACAATCGATATAAAAAGAAGTACATGAACATGTTGCATGGGATAATTTATCATAATGATCAAACAACTCCTGCAACTAATTCTGCATTAGTAGGTTTCTTAGCGGCTGGCTGTTGGTTTCATATAGAGTAAGCAGACACCGCGTCCTGATATAGTGAGACATACAGCAGTGAAGCCTCTTTCTCTACCAGGGCCTATTGCACCAAGGGCTTCTGCAAAAACAGATACTGCATGGAAAAAGAACATGGGTTAAGATACCCTACCTAGATAAGGTCACAATTTCTAGGTCACTTTGGATCCTTACCTCGAAGGACATGCCGGATCTTTCGTACTCGAGCATGCTCAAAGCAACCTCACAGCTCTGGGAAACTATTGGTTCAGGATCCGATGCAAATTCTTTCAGAAGTGCCACACATTCACCATCTGGAGCAAGTCGAGAAGAAAATAAAGGCATCAaaatccaaaaacaaaaaaaactgaGATTGTTAGGTTAAAATGAAGTGTCACAACAACATTAACAAAATTCAAGGTCATGGAAACAAAGCAAATAGAACACTTGGAAATTAAGATACTTaaaaatgataaacaaaaaaaaggtGGTGGAGGAATGACAAGCAAAGGACTGTAGAAATATATGACACAGATGGAACAAGCAGCTTCTTAGTCCAAATCCATCACTAATGAGAGAATCTATGGCTTTGAGGTAAAACAAACAAAAGTAGATAGGGGAACTAAGAGTCTCAACCAGGAGGTGACTTCATTTGCAACACCACCACCACTTGGTAGTTGATGCCAGCCTAGTTAGGTAAAGAGTATACGATACAACACAACACATTTCGGTACAAGATCTTCTAAGGAGAACAAGTGTACCAAATAATTGATTTATACAATCAACTGACTTCATAAAATTGATATAAAACCAACTGCCGATTGCAGATATACCTGCTATGGAGCCGAGGGCTTCTGCGGCTTCATGTCTAACCATTGGGTGCTCATCGACATTTTTTAGGACCTCAGAAAGTGTAGCAGTGGCTGTTTTGTTCTGCAGCTGACCCAAGACATATGCAACCTGCATAGTGAGTTAAAAGAGATCATTAGTTTAGTAGATGAGTCTGATGTCATGCTGcaaaatatcacattaacaatttAAAGTAGGAAATCCTTACAGTTGCATTTCTTTTAATTTCATGGTTGCTGAACAATGTTG of Musa acuminata AAA Group cultivar baxijiao chromosome BXJ1-7, Cavendish_Baxijiao_AAA, whole genome shotgun sequence contains these proteins:
- the LOC135679043 gene encoding protein LYK5-like, whose translation is MCKSQSATKASQPISRHRSKSSSASTAPSSSAAAASSSSSSGTRTDPGSRARRQPPTSIPSGSSLSSKPYTSSSSSALSLASLRSSLPEAPALYSFPELCAATNNFLAKRLPGASSSAWRCTLRGRDAVVIQRPLRHRLRSGHPEVALRARLAALGRSHHSSLARLLGASLADDHVYLVYEFVPGASLADCLRNPRNPRFTPLATWASRVQIAADVAHGLEYIHQHSSAAAGVHNRVKSSAVIVTEPDFHAKICHFGAADLAGEVPDPDPAAEDAEITPVLSPSSTRKGSSERQRKIEGTTGYMAPEVLAHGAVSRRSDVFAFGVMLLEMVSGEEPLKYRYDKERKAFDVFSLIETAREAIGVASEVDEEEERRGRVRRWVDRRLRDSFPVEAAEKLIRVALRCVETEAAARPDMTWVAGKISKAYLESKVWAEKVRIPTDFSVSMAPR